The following coding sequences are from one Sphingomonadaceae bacterium OTU29LAMAA1 window:
- a CDS encoding SURF1 family protein, producing the protein MKRIPVVSTIVVVIAVAAMIALGLWQLLDRAPKKDAYIAQLAANPAKPPIAFPDLPDETLLFRRASGLCVEPVAQRLAGAGAAGFRLIVECRTGAEGPGMIVQLGTTPDPKFAGRWTGGPVSGFISHAPDSRSLIGSLFDRTPQRLMLVADTPALGLGANGKPDLSSVPNNHLSYAVQWFFFAAIAAVIYVLAVRRRR; encoded by the coding sequence ATGAAGCGTATTCCCGTCGTCTCAACCATCGTCGTCGTCATCGCGGTGGCGGCGATGATCGCCCTCGGCCTCTGGCAGTTGCTCGATCGCGCCCCGAAGAAGGACGCGTATATCGCGCAGCTCGCGGCCAACCCCGCCAAGCCGCCGATCGCCTTCCCCGATCTGCCTGACGAGACGCTGCTGTTCCGGCGCGCGTCCGGCCTATGTGTCGAACCCGTCGCGCAACGCCTCGCTGGCGCCGGTGCTGCGGGCTTCCGCCTCATCGTCGAATGCCGCACCGGGGCAGAGGGTCCGGGGATGATCGTCCAGCTCGGGACCACCCCCGATCCGAAGTTTGCCGGTCGCTGGACCGGCGGCCCAGTCTCGGGCTTCATCAGTCACGCCCCTGATTCGCGCTCGCTGATCGGCTCGCTGTTCGATCGCACCCCGCAACGCCTGATGCTGGTCGCCGATACGCCTGCGCTGGGCCTGGGCGCGAACGGCAAGCCGGACCTGTCGTCCGTCCCGAACAATCACCTGTCCTACGCGGTGCAATGGTTCTTCTTCGCCGCCATCGCCGCAGTGATCTACGTTCTGGCGGTACGACGGCGGCGGTAA
- a CDS encoding DUF983 domain-containing protein: MTEATSPAIVEVALKGLCPRCAQPTLFAGWIKFADRCRACGLDYTQFNVGDGPAAFLTLILGTIVVAGAIILELTLSPPLWLHMLIWIPVTLAGVVWSLRIAKGALMSAEYRNAAREGRIDPNS, encoded by the coding sequence ATGACGGAGGCGACCTCACCGGCCATCGTTGAGGTCGCTCTGAAAGGGCTGTGTCCGCGCTGCGCACAGCCCACGTTGTTCGCCGGCTGGATCAAATTCGCCGATCGGTGCCGCGCCTGCGGGCTCGATTACACGCAGTTCAACGTCGGCGATGGACCGGCGGCGTTCCTCACCCTGATCCTCGGCACCATCGTCGTCGCCGGCGCAATCATCCTCGAACTGACGCTCAGTCCGCCATTGTGGCTGCACATGCTGATCTGGATTCCGGTGACGCTGGCCGGAGTCGTCTGGTCGCTCCGCATCGCCAAGGGCGCGCTGATGTCCGCCGAATATCGTAACGCCGCGCGCGAAGGGCGGATCGACCCTAATTCATGA